In Candidatus Anoxymicrobium japonicum, a single window of DNA contains:
- a CDS encoding 16S rRNA (cytosine(1402)-N(4))-methyltransferase, with protein sequence MTVDTIGEAGEHKPVMVDEVLCYLNPQKGEVIVDGTIGDGGHAESILEHIVPGGRLIGIDRDPAAIARASRRLGKMAEAVCYHRENFRSFKSVIGGEGIDKVDGILLDLGVSSMQLDDPSRGFSFRHDGPIDMRMDPDAGRSAAEIVNEESEDELTRILYVFGEERWARRIAKFIVEARERRPIRTTGELEQIVKDAVPAGARRGGKHPARRTFQALRIAVNNELENLKNGIIEGIECLAPSGRIVVLSYQSLEDRIVKSTFNSLAKGTGYPPDLSLLMPRILDLLTRKPVRPTPQEMEENPRSKSAKLRAAVRNKDL encoded by the coding sequence ATGACAGTTGATACGATCGGGGAAGCTGGCGAACACAAGCCGGTCATGGTTGACGAGGTTCTTTGTTATTTGAATCCTCAAAAAGGAGAGGTGATTGTCGATGGCACGATTGGAGATGGCGGACACGCTGAATCTATCCTTGAACACATCGTCCCGGGGGGCCGGCTTATTGGTATTGACCGGGACCCGGCGGCAATTGCTCGCGCATCGAGGCGGCTGGGCAAGATGGCTGAGGCGGTCTGTTACCATCGCGAAAATTTCAGAAGTTTCAAGTCCGTCATTGGTGGCGAAGGCATAGACAAGGTCGATGGGATATTGCTTGACCTGGGGGTTTCCTCGATGCAACTGGATGACCCTTCCCGCGGTTTCTCCTTCCGGCATGATGGTCCGATCGACATGCGCATGGATCCCGACGCTGGCAGGTCAGCCGCTGAGATCGTGAACGAGGAATCAGAGGATGAGCTGACGCGCATTCTTTACGTGTTCGGTGAAGAGCGGTGGGCCAGGCGGATCGCCAAATTCATAGTGGAGGCTAGAGAGCGCCGACCAATACGAACCACGGGCGAACTGGAGCAGATCGTGAAGGACGCCGTGCCCGCCGGCGCGAGGCGCGGCGGAAAGCATCCGGCGCGCAGGACGTTTCAGGCGCTCCGCATCGCTGTAAACAATGAGTTGGAGAATCTCAAGAATGGAATAATCGAAGGAATCGAATGCCTGGCGCCTTCCGGGCGGATAGTCGTGCTGTCATACCAGTCTCTTGAGGATCGGATTGTGAAAAGCACATTTAACTCCCTGGCAAAAGGAACTGGCTATCCGCCCGACCTCTCGCTTTTGATGCCGAGAATCCTCGACCTGTTGACGCGCAAACCTGTTCGTCCCACTCCACAGGAGATGGAAGAAAACCCTCGATCGAAAAGCGCGAAACTGCGCGCCGCTGTGAGAAACAAGGATTTGTGA
- the mraZ gene encoding division/cell wall cluster transcriptional repressor MraZ: MWGCKVEKRGVVWGLVKKQGGVMLVGQSTRTIDSKGRIILPRKFMRDFEDGLMMTKGLDDCVLLLPMEEWEREVSKLKQLPSESESTRGFKRVFFANAQHVLPDSQGRVLMPARLREMAEITKEVVVVGLADKAEVWAPGKWEKYEAENNSRYDQLAANIHDS, from the coding sequence ATGTGGGGTTGCAAAGTGGAGAAAAGGGGTGTAGTGTGGGGCCTTGTGAAGAAACAAGGCGGAGTTATGCTGGTTGGACAATCAACAAGAACAATAGATTCCAAGGGCCGCATCATCCTGCCTCGCAAGTTCATGCGTGACTTCGAGGACGGGCTGATGATGACAAAGGGCCTGGACGACTGTGTCTTGCTACTGCCAATGGAGGAGTGGGAGCGCGAAGTTTCGAAGCTCAAGCAGTTGCCTTCAGAGAGCGAGTCCACGCGGGGTTTTAAAAGAGTGTTTTTCGCGAACGCGCAACACGTATTGCCGGACAGCCAGGGCAGGGTGTTGATGCCGGCGCGATTGCGAGAGATGGCGGAGATCACAAAAGAGGTTGTTGTTGTCGGCCTCGCGGACAAAGCGGAGGTTTGGGCGCCCGGCAAGTGGGAGAAGTATGAGGCAGAGAACAACAGTCGCTACGATCAGTTGGCGGCCAATATTCATGACAGTTGA
- a CDS encoding glycosyl transferase family 2, which produces MTVLEQAVSEEVEDIGQADVLIGIPSYRNADTISHVVRQVGLGMAMYFPDMNSVIVNSDGGSSDNTRDVVLSTPVPSRVHKIATPYRGAPGKGSAFHTIFEIATRLRVKLCIVVDSDLRSITPEWMKYLGYPILEERFDFVTPHYLRYKYDGTITNSIAYPLTRALYGSRIRQPIGGDFGFSGVLARVYSGRDVWDTDIARFGIDIWMTTLAINEGFDICQACMGLKLHNNKDPGSDLGAMFHQVCGTLFDLMKTYEGAWMRVKGSSPAPVLGEECKDEPDVAPVSFENLLDHFRKGFEELSETWRLILRRENYREVKRAYHQSDEDFEFASGLWVRSVYDFAIAYNFGPVDRNAVVDALTPLYCARTAHFVKKTEEMSSFEAEIEVERVAETFEALKDYLRHFWIEVSAT; this is translated from the coding sequence TTGACTGTTCTTGAACAGGCTGTATCAGAAGAGGTAGAGGACATCGGCCAGGCCGATGTTCTGATCGGCATTCCATCCTACAGGAACGCGGACACGATATCTCATGTCGTCAGGCAGGTGGGCCTGGGCATGGCCATGTACTTTCCTGATATGAACTCTGTCATCGTCAACTCCGACGGCGGCTCGAGCGACAATACGCGGGATGTCGTCCTGTCAACTCCGGTTCCCTCGCGCGTCCACAAGATAGCGACCCCTTACCGTGGCGCGCCTGGGAAAGGAAGCGCGTTCCACACTATTTTCGAGATCGCAACGCGCCTGCGGGTAAAGCTTTGCATAGTAGTGGACTCCGACTTGAGAAGCATAACCCCAGAGTGGATGAAGTATCTGGGCTATCCTATCCTCGAGGAGAGATTCGACTTCGTAACGCCGCATTACCTGCGGTACAAGTACGATGGCACTATTACGAACTCGATAGCCTACCCACTTACGCGGGCGCTTTATGGAAGCAGAATCAGGCAGCCGATCGGGGGAGACTTCGGGTTTTCCGGGGTCCTTGCCAGAGTTTACTCCGGGCGGGATGTCTGGGATACCGACATAGCCCGCTTCGGCATTGATATATGGATGACCACGCTTGCTATCAACGAGGGGTTTGACATCTGTCAGGCGTGCATGGGTCTCAAGCTCCACAACAACAAGGATCCGGGCTCGGACCTGGGGGCGATGTTTCACCAGGTATGTGGGACGTTATTTGATCTCATGAAAACATACGAGGGCGCCTGGATGCGCGTAAAGGGATCCTCTCCGGCGCCGGTTCTCGGAGAAGAGTGTAAAGATGAGCCGGATGTAGCCCCTGTCAGTTTTGAGAACTTGCTCGATCACTTTCGCAAAGGGTTCGAAGAGCTCTCCGAGACGTGGAGGCTCATCCTGCGCCGTGAAAACTACCGTGAGGTAAAAAGAGCGTATCACCAGAGTGACGAGGATTTCGAGTTCGCGAGTGGCCTCTGGGTCAGGAGTGTTTACGATTTCGCGATCGCGTACAACTTCGGGCCCGTGGATCGCAACGCGGTTGTTGACGCGCTGACTCCGCTCTACTGTGCGAGGACGGCGCACTTTGTCAAGAAGACCGAAGAGATGAGTTCCTTTGAAGCGGAGATCGAGGTCGAGCGCGTGGCGGAGACATTCGAGGCGCTGAAAGATTACCTGCGCCACTTCTGGATAGAGGTATCCGCAACGTAA
- a CDS encoding 6,7-dimethyl-8-ribityllumazine synthase, with the protein MSIFEGQLIAREYKFAIVVSRFNEIISKNLLSGAKDSLRRHEAADENVDIAWVPGAFEIPIVASRMASCGKYNAVICLGAVIRGNTPHFDYVAAQVSKGIARIGLDTGVPVAFGIITADTLEQALERAGAKAGNKGWQAAQTAIEMADLMSSITG; encoded by the coding sequence ATGAGTATTTTTGAAGGTCAGCTTATCGCGAGGGAGTACAAATTTGCCATAGTGGTGAGCCGCTTCAACGAGATTATCAGCAAAAACCTGTTGTCAGGGGCGAAGGACTCTCTCCGTCGCCACGAGGCCGCTGATGAGAACGTCGACATCGCCTGGGTGCCTGGCGCGTTTGAGATACCGATTGTTGCGAGCAGGATGGCCTCCTGCGGGAAGTATAACGCGGTTATCTGTCTGGGCGCCGTAATAAGGGGCAACACCCCGCACTTCGATTACGTCGCGGCTCAAGTATCGAAAGGGATCGCCCGGATAGGACTCGACACGGGCGTGCCGGTCGCGTTTGGAATAATTACCGCCGATACATTGGAGCAGGCATTGGAGAGGGCGGGCGCCAAGGCTGGCAATAAAGGTTGGCAGGCCGCGCAGACCGCTATCGAGATGGCTGATCTGATGTCTTCAATCACTGGATAA
- a CDS encoding bifunctional 3,4-dihydroxy-2-butanone-4-phosphate synthase/GTP cyclohydrolase II, translating to MPFSTIDEAIEALQEGHVLIVVDDEERENEGDLVCSAQMVTPDVINFMSKNGRGLICMPCVASRLDELDIPAMVENNTSAQGTAFAVSIGARGKISTGISAYDRAVTVQAVINPETRPEDISKPGHVFPLRARDGGTLVRAGHTEAAVDLARLAGHFPAGVICEIMHDDGTMARVPELMKFAKKHGLKMITVENLIKYRTGAEQLVEKVSEARLPTAYGDFMAVGYESLVDRTFHLALVKGEVKGKKDVMVRVHSECLTGDVFDSRRCDCGAQVREAMRMINDAGSGVLLYMIGHEGRGIGLAHKLRAYQLQDMGMDTIEANLELGLPVDARDYGTGAQILRDLGITSMKLLTNNPAKRIGLEGYGLSVTERIGLQVLPCPENLRYLRTKKEKMGHVLDVEDVEK from the coding sequence ATGCCTTTCAGCACGATAGACGAAGCGATCGAAGCGCTTCAAGAGGGACACGTGTTAATTGTGGTCGATGACGAAGAACGAGAAAACGAGGGCGATCTGGTCTGCTCGGCACAGATGGTTACGCCGGATGTGATCAACTTCATGAGCAAGAATGGACGTGGACTGATATGCATGCCCTGTGTCGCATCCAGGCTCGACGAGCTCGATATCCCCGCGATGGTCGAAAACAATACCAGCGCGCAGGGCACCGCGTTCGCGGTGTCGATAGGGGCCAGAGGCAAGATATCGACCGGAATCTCGGCGTATGACAGGGCAGTGACCGTGCAGGCTGTGATAAACCCGGAGACGAGGCCTGAGGACATTAGCAAACCGGGGCATGTTTTTCCCTTGAGGGCACGGGATGGCGGGACGCTCGTTCGTGCCGGTCACACTGAGGCGGCGGTCGATCTCGCGCGGCTCGCGGGCCATTTTCCGGCGGGCGTTATCTGCGAGATCATGCACGATGACGGCACGATGGCGAGGGTCCCAGAGCTAATGAAGTTCGCGAAGAAACACGGACTCAAGATGATAACGGTCGAGAATTTGATAAAGTACCGGACAGGCGCTGAACAACTGGTCGAGAAAGTCTCTGAGGCGCGCCTTCCAACCGCGTACGGCGATTTCATGGCTGTTGGTTACGAGAGCCTGGTTGATAGGACTTTTCACCTTGCTCTGGTCAAGGGTGAGGTTAAAGGGAAGAAAGACGTGATGGTGCGCGTGCACTCCGAATGCCTGACAGGTGACGTGTTCGACTCGAGGAGGTGTGACTGCGGGGCGCAGGTACGCGAAGCGATGCGCATGATCAACGACGCCGGGTCGGGGGTGCTGCTTTACATGATAGGTCACGAGGGTCGTGGAATTGGACTCGCCCACAAGTTGCGGGCCTACCAGTTGCAAGACATGGGCATGGATACGATTGAGGCCAATCTCGAGCTAGGGTTGCCGGTCGATGCGAGGGATTACGGGACGGGCGCGCAGATATTGAGAGACCTCGGTATTACTTCCATGAAGCTGTTGACGAACAACCCGGCTAAGAGGATCGGTCTCGAGGGATACGGCCTTTCCGTTACGGAGCGGATTGGGCTACAGGTTTTACCGTGTCCGGAGAACTTGCGGTATCTGCGCACAAAGAAAGAGAAGATGGGTCACGTGTTGGATGTTGAGGATGTCGAGAAATAG
- a CDS encoding riboflavin synthase (catalyzes the formation of riboflavin from 6,7-dimethyl-8-(1-D-ribityl)lumazine), with protein MFTGIVEETGKVIKIAPSGVLEVEASRVLEGTKIGDSIAVSGVCLTVVGVTDRSFVVDVMPETLNKSTVGSLRPGVKVNLERALQADGRLGGHFVNGHVDGIARVRARRQRGNAVHFDFEAPAGITRYMVSKGSVAVDGVSLTVTAARHGVFSVSIIPHTLAESTLNDARVGTNVNIEVDIIAKYVEALAVRGSESPAIENALAMGGYVANVDD; from the coding sequence ATGTTTACGGGAATCGTAGAAGAAACAGGAAAAGTCATAAAGATTGCGCCGTCAGGCGTCCTCGAGGTCGAGGCGTCCCGTGTTCTCGAAGGGACGAAGATAGGGGATTCTATCGCGGTATCAGGAGTTTGCCTGACGGTAGTTGGCGTAACGGACAGGTCGTTTGTCGTTGACGTAATGCCCGAGACTCTCAATAAAAGCACAGTGGGATCGCTTCGACCTGGCGTCAAAGTAAATCTCGAGCGCGCTCTTCAGGCGGATGGGCGACTTGGCGGCCACTTTGTCAACGGGCATGTGGACGGAATCGCACGCGTGCGCGCCAGGCGCCAGCGTGGCAACGCTGTGCATTTTGATTTCGAGGCGCCAGCCGGCATCACGCGCTATATGGTTTCCAAAGGTTCGGTTGCCGTCGATGGTGTCAGCCTCACCGTAACAGCGGCGCGTCACGGTGTATTTTCCGTTTCGATTATTCCTCACACTCTCGCGGAAAGTACGTTGAACGACGCTCGCGTGGGGACAAATGTCAACATCGAGGTGGATATCATAGCGAAGTACGTGGAAGCGCTTGCGGTACGCGGGAGTGAGAGTCCGGCGATAGAAAACGCTCTCGCAATGGGTGGTTATGTGGCGAACGTTGATGATTGA